The Cynocephalus volans isolate mCynVol1 chromosome 17, mCynVol1.pri, whole genome shotgun sequence genomic interval AAAGTGAAAGAGCTCCAAGACTGGGAATCATGTTCCAATAAACTCAAGGCTAGCAACCACCCAACTGTGTACAGAAATGAACACAAGGAAAGGAAGGCAAAAGCATGCCTTCCTGTTCTCTTGAATATAACTTCTCAACTACTTGGTAAGTCCACACGAATGCCTACAGACTTGGCACAGTCTCACATAGGCACTTCTCTGAACCCACAGGTCGTGTTTGCCACATTGTTGCTGTAATCCTGATGCAGGGCCAGGTCAGCTCTGCAGGCACACACACCACGTGTGAGCCTTGCCAAGTTCTCGGGAGGCCACCAAGAATCATCATCACTTATGTGGGCACCTTGCATCTGGTTTCCAAAGTGAGGTCAAACTTGGTCCCACATACCAGAGGTTAACACTGTCTATGGCATGTGGTGGTGTGTGTTCCACTCAGACCAAGGATCACAAACAAGAAAGAGGCCCAAGGAGTGAAGCTTCCAAAGCATTTcctacatcagtggttctcaaagagtGGTACAGAGAACTTGCAGGGACCTGCAAGGTCAAAACCACTTTAATAACACTAAGGATTTATTAGGCTTTTTCACTCTCTCGTTTTCAGGAGTTTATACTGGGGCTCTCCAGGGGCTACATGACATGGGATATTGCAAAAGACTGAATCCCAGAAGCAGATATAAGAATCCAGCTGTTCTATTAAGCCTGTCATTAAAGAGACtggcaaaaatgttttaaaacaatgccactcttctcaataactttctgttttggaacatacagttatttttcataaaaattgtgTTATGGTAAGATATAACTGGtccactattatttttaaatgagttattaaACAGTAAAAATGTCTCAGTTTACATAAGCATCGATAGATACAATGCACATAAACAAATGATCCTTAGGATACTAATTTTTAAGAGTCTAAAGGGGTACTGACTCCAAAAAAAGTTTGGGAATTCTGTCCTAGAGCTCGCCCGGGTGTGAGGAGGGTTGTGTGTGCTCCGGGAAGGAAGACGTGCCATTCTGATGTGCTGGGGAATCGGGAAACGCAGCCCGAATCTATCAGGGTGGACTCTGTGCCCAATCCTTCCACGGAGGTGTCTCTTTCCCCTTATCTCATTTGCCCTTTACCCCTTGGTGTGGATTCCCCCATCGGCCTGGGCAACTTCAGCGAGGATTTCCCTCTCAGCCCGGCCCGGCCTGGGCGAGGGCTCCCCGGTGCGGGACACACAGCCTCGGGGTCAGGACTCCCCGGGTGGCCCGCACACCCCCGACGTTAGGACTCTCGGGCGGCCCGCTCAGCCAAGACTAAGGGGAGCGAGGACAGCCATTTCCAGTCCCTGACCCTTATCCCGGCGCGTCACGGCCTGGGGACCAGGCGGAGAGGTCAGTCCCAGGAGCAAGTCCCCGATTCTCCCCTCGACCTCCCCCGGGCTCGCCCCCTCATCTCCAGGCCACTCTGCCTCGGGCGCCGCGGAAAAGGCCCGCGCCGACTCCTCGGAGGACAGGGTGGCCGAGTCGGTACTCACCGCGGACTGCACTGTGCGGCTCCCGCGACCAAAAGCAGCGGGCCGCGCGACCGAGCCCTGTGCGGTGCCAGCAGCCGCCTCCGCGCTCCTCCCCgcgccgcccccaggccgccggACGatgggcggggcggggcggggccagcGCGGGCAGCGGCCGGAGCGGGGCGGAGCCTGCCCGGGCCCCGCCCCCGCGCTGGAGAAACTGCGGCCTGggcgggaggggaggggagggcaggaagtGGGGCCACGTCGTTCGGCCCGGGTCCGCCTCTGCTTATTCTGGGGTGGAGGGTGTGACTGCCCAGCTCGCTCTAGGAAGTGGGCAGCAGGGGTAGGGAagaaatgcatttatatttttaaatgacgtGGCCATAACGGCCAAGGTTCATTTTCTGGCTGCCCCATACGTGTGGTTTCCTCGCCCCTCTCCCCACTtcgtccccccaccccctgccttaGTTCTTTGCGCAAAGCGTGTCTAGTGGGCATCGGGATCAGACCATCAGGATAGGACTTCAACGTTTTGGTGGTTGAAGAATGCAAAAGAACTAcgagtgatttttcttttttttaacgtCATGCTGTTTACGAGTCTGGAGTCAGAGAAACGGCTGAGAAACGGCACCGAGTGGGCCTTCAGGACACACGCTTTGACGTTGGTTGGAGTTGCGCCCTCTCAGGCAAAGTCGAGTTCAAAGAAGTGATTAGATCTTTCTAGGTGAAAGGTCGTGAGGTTTTCCTTTCCAAGTTATTTGGAAAGTTACCATAGTTTTCCATCTGAATAAGCAGCTTACGGGATGAATAACTCACAGCTAATACTGATAGGGACTGCACCATTCACTGCGCTTCTACTTCGCGCAGAGCTCTAGACTGGATCTCTACATACCCGTCCAACCAGCTCTCACTTCGCAGGTGTGAACTGTGGCACAGCTGGATTCAGTCCTCAGGCATGTCTGACCGCCAAGCCCCGGCTTTTCCATCATGGTAGACTATAGGGTAAAGGTATCCCTAGTGTATTTAATGTTGAAAGAGGGTGTAA includes:
- the LOC134365598 gene encoding uncharacterized protein LOC134365598, producing the protein MMEKPGLGGQTCLRTESSCATVHTCEVRAGWTERAGQSHPPPQNKQRRTRAERRGPTSCPPLPSRPGRSFSSAGAGPGQAPPRSGRCPRWPRPAPPIVRRPGGGAGRSAEAAAGTAQGSVARPAAFGRGSRTVQSAVSTDSATLSSEESARAFSAAPEAEWPGDEGASPGEVEGRIGDLLLGLTSPPGPQAVTRRDKGQGLEMAVLAPLSLG